One Centroberyx gerrardi isolate f3 chromosome 6, fCenGer3.hap1.cur.20231027, whole genome shotgun sequence genomic region harbors:
- the ap2m1b gene encoding AP-2 complex subunit mu-B has product MIGGLFIYNHKGEVLISRVYRDDIGRNAVDAFRVNVIHARQQVRSPVTNIARTSFFHVKRSNIWLAAVTKQNVNAAMVFEFLYKMCDVMTAYFGKISEENIKNNFVLIYELLDEILDFGYPQNSETGALKTFITQQGIKSQTKEEQSQITSQVTGQIGWRREGIKYRRNELFLDVLESVNLLMSPQGQVLSAHVSGRVVMKSYLSGMPECKFGMNDKIVIDKQGKGGSTEEAGKSGKQSIAIDDCTFHQCVRLSKFDSERSISFIPPDGDYELMRYRTTKDIILPFRVIPLVREVGRTKLEVKVVIKSNFKNSLLAQKIEVRIPTPLNTSGVQVICMKGKAKYKASENAIVWKIKRMAGMKESQISAEIELLPTNDKKKWARPPISMNFEVPFAPSGLKVRYLKVFEPKLNYSDHDVIKWVRYIGRSGIYETRC; this is encoded by the exons ATGATCGGAGGACTGTTCATCTACAACCACAAGGGGGAGGTGTTGATCTCCAGGGTTTACCGGGACGACATCGG GCGAAATGCGGTGGATGCGTTTCGTGTTAACGTCATCCACGCCCGGCAGCAGGTTCGTTCTCCGGTCACCAACATCGCCCGGACCAGCTTCTTCCACGTTAAACGCTCCAACATCTGGCTGGCGGCCGTCACCAAGCAGAACGTCAACGCCGCCATGGTGTTCGAGTTCCTCTACAAGATGTGCGACGTCATGACCGCCTACTTCGGAAAGATCAGCGAGGAGAACATCAAGAACAACTTCGTCCTCATCTACGAGCTGCTGGACG AGATCCTGGACTTCGGCTACCCCCAGAACTCAGAGACTGGAGCTCTGAAAACCTTCATCACTCAGCAAGGCATCAAGAGCCAG acgAAGGAGGAGCAGTCCCAGATCACCAGTCAGGTGACCGGTCAGATcggctggaggagagaaggcATCAAATACAGACGAAACGAACTCTTCCTGGACGTCCTGGAGAGCGTCAACCTGCTGATGTCACCACAAg gtcagGTCCTCAGCGCTCACGTCTCGGGTCGTGTTGTGATGAAGAGCTACCTGAGCGGGATGCCTGAGTGTAAATTTGGGATGAATGACAAGATCGTCATCGACAAGCAGGGCAAAGGAGGAAGCACCGAGGAGGCAGgcaagag tgggAAACAGTCCATAGCGATCGATGACTGCACCTTCCACCAGTGTGTTCGTCTCAGTAAGTTTGACTCGGAGCGCAGCATCAGCTTCATCCCCCCCGACGGAGATTACGAGCTcatgag gtACCGCACCACCAAAGACATCATCCTGCCCTTCCGGGTCATCCCTCTGGTCCGGGAGGTGGGGCGGACCAAGCTGGAGGTCAAAGTGGTCATCAAGTCCAACTTCAAGAACTCCCTGCTGGCCCAGAAGATCGAG GTCCGGATCCCCACCCCCCTCAACACCAGCGGGGTGCAGGTCATCTGTATGAAGGGCAAGGCCAAGTACAAGGCCAGCGAGAACGCCATCGTCTGGAA gatcaAGCGCATGGCGGGGATGAAGGAGTCTCAGATCAGCGCTGAGATTGAACTGCTGCCAACCAACGACAAGAAGAAGTGGGCCAGACCTCCGATCTCCATGAACTTTGAG gtgcCCTTTGCCCCCTCTGGGTTGAAGGTTCGATATCTGAAGGTTTTTGAGCCCAAGCTGAACTACAGCGACCATGATGTCATCAAATGGGTTCGTTACATCGGCCGCAGCGGCATCTACGAGACACGCTGCTGA